A stretch of Salvelinus alpinus chromosome 4, SLU_Salpinus.1, whole genome shotgun sequence DNA encodes these proteins:
- the LOC139572640 gene encoding tumor necrosis factor receptor superfamily member EDAR-like has product MEGLSMEASVSAALLMASCLLALSEPSCDQTQFLHSNGSCVDCPVCGPGEQLTDDCGYGDGGEGGRCVACAEGQFSTETGLAPCWQCTRCILLNRQERAVCSPTNNAQCGNCLPGYYKLRSRSGEVDLSCMPCYSPTGKIRKECLPLQWKHTSTAGEVSKELQRTVSNSTLTLKTSCVDDGYVCIVHLVTLDTVQVSMALIGSVTSASIFLLLLLLWALLLIIERFKQVPKYCPEGLHSEVDTAFPRNTLLSNTTETGEKPPVTPSESPGPTQNAQHRCLSSLSNEGKVHPTSIVINVTTNIKPSLQHGGEDGPWEGQRGHCHTPEQMEQKLLEICTVAQGQSLEELNYDTVQDLSLLLDSGGCGRGSGVRRLGYSLGVTPEVLSNLHGFQDLFQYLRTSTYILLPQLAQAAALLPRPDVVARIHRGLVTNHTETSRP; this is encoded by the exons ATGGAGGGTCTTTCTATGGAGGCCAGTGTTTCTGCAGCTCTGCTGATG GCATCCTGTCTGCTGGCACTGTCTGAGCCCAGCTGTGATCAGACCCAGTTTCTGCACTCTAATGGCAGTTGTGTTGACTGTCCTGTCTGTGGACCTGGGGAGCAGCTAACAGAC GACTGTGGTtatggggatgggggagagggcgGCCGCTGTGTGGCGTGTGCAGAGGGGCAGTTCAGTACTGAGACTGGGTTGGCCCCCTGCTGGCAGTGCACTCGTTGTATTCTGCTAAACCGCCAGGAGAGAGCAGTGTGCTCACCCACCAACAACGCCCAGTGTGGCAACTGCCTCCCAGG GTATTATAAGCTCAGAAGTAGGAGTGGGGAGGTGGACCTGTCGTGCATGCCCTGTTACAGCCCCACAGGCAAGATCCGGAAAGAGTGTTTACCTTTGCAGTGGAAACACACCTCCACAGCAG GAGAAGTTTCAAAGGAGTTACAGAGAACAGTGAGTAATAGTACATTGACTCTTAAAACTAGTTGTGTAGATGAtggttatgtgtgtattgttcatCTAGTGACGCTGGATACGGTCCAAGTCTCCATGGCTCTTATTGGTTCAGTGACTTCCGCCTCAATCTTCCTACTGCTTCTGTTGCTTTGGGCCTTACTACTGATCATTGAGAGATTCA AACAGGTTCCAAAGTATTGTCCTGAAGGTCTACATTCTGAAGTAGACACAGCCTTCCCACGGAATACACTCCTCTCTAACACCACAGAGACTGGAGAGAAACCACCAGTTACCCCATCAGAGAGTCCTGGACCAACACAGAACGCCCAACACAG ATGCCTAAGCTCACTGAGTAATGAGGGTAAAGTGCATCCCACCTCTATTGTCATCAATGTCACCACCAACATTAAGCCATCCCTTCAACATGGAGGTGAAGACGGCCCCTGGGAGGGTCAGAGAGGACACTGTCACACACCAGAGCAG ATGGAACAAAAACTGTTAGAAATCTGCACAGTAGCTCAAG GTCAGAGTCTGGAGGAGCTAAACTATGACACAGTCCAGGACCTGTCTCTGCTGCTGGACTCAGGGGGCTGTGGCCGGGGCAGCGGGGTGAGAAGGCTGGGCTATTCCCTGGGTGTCACCCCGGAGGTCCTTTCTAACCTCCATGGCTTCCAGGATCTCTTCCAGTACCTGCGCACCTCCACCTACATCCTACTGCCCCAACTGGCCCAGGCCGCCGCCCTCCTGCCCCGCCCTGACGTTGTTGCTAGGATACACCGTGGTCTGGTGACCAATCACACAGAGACATCCAGGCCCTAG